One stretch of Cyclopterus lumpus isolate fCycLum1 chromosome 10, fCycLum1.pri, whole genome shotgun sequence DNA includes these proteins:
- the ube2d2 gene encoding ubiquitin-conjugating enzyme E2 D2 isoform X2, producing MALKRIHKELNDLARDPPAQCSAGPVGDDMFHWQATIMGPVAFTTRIYHPNINSNGSICLDILRSQWSPALTISKVLLSICSLLCDPNPDDPLVPEIARIYKTDREKYNRIAREWTQKYAM from the exons ATGGCTCTGAAAAGAATTCACAAG GAGTTGAACGACTTGGCACGCGACCCACCGGCCCAGTGTTCTGCAGGACCAGTAGGAGATGACA tgtttcactggcAAGCCACAATAATGGGACCT GTTGCATTTACCACGAGAATCTACCACCCAAATATCAACAGCAACGGCAGCATTTGTCTTGACATTCTGCGATCACAGTGGTCTCCGGCTCTCACCATCTCCAAAG TCCTCCTGTCCATCTGCTCTCTGCTGTGTGACCCGAACCCGGACGACCCCTTAGTACCCGAGATCGCCCGCATCTACAAGACGGACAGGGAAAA GTACAACAGAATAGCTCGGGAATGGACACAAAAGTATGCAATGTAG
- the zgc:110843 gene encoding CDGSH iron-sulfur domain-containing protein 1 encodes MTSPSLAAMPALPRPGFTLSKEHFVVALPVAVVAAVGGFLVSHYLSGRSCKKGLVNTTISKDSPKVVHSFDMEDIGTKAVYCRCWKSKKFPFCDGAHAKHNDETGDNVGPLIIKQKDA; translated from the exons ATGACAAGCCCAAGTTTAGCAGCGATGCCCGCATTACCCAGACCGGGATTCACGCTGTCCAAAG AGCACTTTGTTGTTGCGTTGCCGGTTGCGGTGGTAGCAGCCGTCGGAGGTTTCCTGGTCAGCCATTACCTGAGCGGGCGCAGCTGTAAAAAGGGCCTGGTGAACACGACCATCAGTAAAGATAGCCCCAAAGTGGTCCACAGCTTCGACATGGAGGACATCGGCACCAAGGCTGTGTACTGCCGCTGCTGGAAGTCAAAGAAG TTCCCTTTCTGCGACGGAGCCCACGCCAAGCACAACGATGAAACCGGGGACAACGTGGGACCGCTCATCATCAAACAGAAGGACGCTTGA
- the ube2d2 gene encoding ubiquitin-conjugating enzyme E2 D2 isoform X1, protein MALKRIHKELNDLARDPPAQCSAGPVGDDMFHWQATIMGPNDSPYQSGVFFLTIHFPTDYPFKPPKVAFTTRIYHPNINSNGSICLDILRSQWSPALTISKVLLSICSLLCDPNPDDPLVPEIARIYKTDREKYNRIAREWTQKYAM, encoded by the exons ATGGCTCTGAAAAGAATTCACAAG GAGTTGAACGACTTGGCACGCGACCCACCGGCCCAGTGTTCTGCAGGACCAGTAGGAGATGACA tgtttcactggcAAGCCACAATAATGGGACCT AATGACAGTCCTTACCAGAGTGGGGTTTTCTTCTTGACCATACACTTCCCCACAGACTACCCCTTCAAACCGCCAAAG GTTGCATTTACCACGAGAATCTACCACCCAAATATCAACAGCAACGGCAGCATTTGTCTTGACATTCTGCGATCACAGTGGTCTCCGGCTCTCACCATCTCCAAAG TCCTCCTGTCCATCTGCTCTCTGCTGTGTGACCCGAACCCGGACGACCCCTTAGTACCCGAGATCGCCCGCATCTACAAGACGGACAGGGAAAA GTACAACAGAATAGCTCGGGAATGGACACAAAAGTATGCAATGTAG
- the cxxc5b gene encoding CXXC-type zinc finger protein 5, producing MSTAVDIAGPSSPNQAHSSAKIPNAPLRPSLKRSNHPYSLSHYISTPSPAVDVKGLIQPSPAQQRAAQPAHAKPRRAPSWPDMWESPSGLHLAHAAELLMRAGLLALTPATTEQAGLGAQSSQPVKREAVEVKGDGEGGGSGPEEEEEDSSGCGTDFQPFLGAWFPFSPTLFPLAGFQMGGGHWRSAAMGAEGIEGLVAEGYSPGSLGGSSGGRRKRKRCGECVPCRRQTNCDQCSSCRNRKRGHQICKYRKCEELKRKPGGPGFESRVSGFDLRGSDFTLGLAQERSNGALDG from the coding sequence ATGTCCACTGCCGTAGACATCGCTGGCCCTTCCTCCCCAAATCAGGCCCATAGCAGCGCTAAAATCCCCAATGCGCCTCTGAGACCCAGCCTTAAGCGCTCCAACCACCCCTACAGCCTCTCCCATTACATCTCCACCCCTTCCCCGGCCGTGGACGTCAAAGGCCTGATCCAACCCTCCCCGGCACAGCAGCGGGCTGCCCAGCCCGCGCACGCTAAGCCCCGCCGGGCCCCCTCCTGGCCCGACATGTGGGAGTCGCCCAGCGGGCTCCACCTGGCCCACGCCGCCGAGCTGCTGATGCGCGCCGGGCTGCTGGCTCTGACCCCCGCCACCACAGAGCAGGCCGGCCTAGGTGCGCAGAGCAGCCAGCCGGTGAAACGGGAGGCTGTAGAGGTAAAGGGGGACGGGGAGGGAGGTGGATCGgggcctgaggaggaggaggaggactcctcTGGATGTGGCACTGACTTCCAACCCTTCCTGGGTGCCTGGTTCCCCTTCAGCCCCACTCTGTTCCCCCTGGCCGGCTTCCAGATGGGGGGAGGCCACTGGAGGAGTGCGGCCATGGGAGCTGAGGGCATCGAGGGGCTGGTAGCCGAGGGCTACTCACCCGGCTCTCTGGGCGGCAGCAGCggcgggaggaggaagaggaagaggtgcgGGGAGTGCGTACCTTGTCGGCGTCAGACGAACTGCGACCAGTGCAGCAGCTGCCGCAATCGCAAGAGGGGACACCAGATCTGTAAATACAGGAAGTGcgaggagctgaagaggaagcCAGGAGGCCCTGGGTTTGAGAGCAGAGTGTCTGGGTTTGATCTAAGGGGCTCCGACTTTACTTTGGGTCTGGCACAGGAGAGAAGCAATGGCGCCTTGGATGGATAG